GCCGGGTCCAGCGGTCGAGGTCCACCCTGCGGTCGGGGTCCAGGACATCCCGGCTCTCCGCGTCATCCACCAGGTCGAGCACGGTCTCGGCATGCCAGGGCCCCGCGAAGAGGAGTTCGGCTCCCTCTCGCGCCGCGGCCTCCCTCAGCTCTGCCCGCACCTCCTCAGGCAGTTCCTTGTCGGCGAAGGGATGACGGCTGGTGTGCCGCTGCCGGATCGACTGGTGGAGCCGCGCCATGTCCTCGTCGGGCGACCGCCCGGCCGGATCGGCCAGTTGGACGGCGGCGAACAGCAGATGGTCGCCCGGCTCGGGCAGTAGCCGGACCTCCGGGACCAGGCCCGCGTGCGCGGCGGCGGCACGCAGGTTGAACAGCGCGGCCCCGCAGCCGATGTGCAGCGCCCGGTTGCCGGGGTCGGAACGGGGCATGGCCCGCTCGGGATCGCCGTGCAGCAGAAGCAGTCGCCGGGTGGCGACGAAGTGGAAACGCCAGGGCTGGGCGTTGTGCATGGACGGGGCCGCCGTGGCGGCGGCGACCAGCGCGGTCACCGTCTTCGGATCGAGCTCTCGCAGGGGCATCGCACCCTCCTCACACGCTCGCCACCCACCACCGTAGTACGGCTGCCGGACGCCCACATGACCGGACAGGTGGACCGTCCTGGCCGGCCGGGTGCACCGTCCGGTACGCCGGAGCATCACCTGATGCAACGGGAAGCACAAGGGGCTCGATGTCCCGCAAGTCGGTCCGATCGTCCCTCTTTCCCCTGCCGCCGCGGAGTGACACTGGAGTCAGGCGCGAGCGCCGGATTCCGAACCGTGAGGCTCCCCCGTCCCCACCGGAACGGTGCTCGCGCCAGGGGGACGGCCCCGTGAAGGGCCGCGGGCGTACGTGGGTCGTCGACCGTGTGCCCGCACGGGTACGTCCCCCGTACAGGTCCTCCGCCCGGTCGCCCACCGTCGTGCGGACGCCGATGGCCGGGCCCTGGGTTGCCTCGATCCTGCGAAGTCGGGTCCGGT
The DNA window shown above is from Streptomyces sp. NBC_01451 and carries:
- a CDS encoding Acg family FMN-binding oxidoreductase encodes the protein MPLRELDPKTVTALVAAATAAPSMHNAQPWRFHFVATRRLLLLHGDPERAMPRSDPGNRALHIGCGAALFNLRAAAAHAGLVPEVRLLPEPGDHLLFAAVQLADPAGRSPDEDMARLHQSIRQRHTSRHPFADKELPEEVRAELREAAAREGAELLFAGPWHAETVLDLVDDAESRDVLDPDRRVDLDRWTRLGTEADIAVDGVPEYAFGPRRSDGKAPQRDFAGRRPVADRGATTFEHTPHLGLLSTPGDTPADWLRAGQALERVLLEATAADLATSLTSHPLETSDLRSLVRDPVAGTGHVQMVLRLGYGPRGPATPRRPVRDVLEFG